The following proteins are encoded in a genomic region of Vidua macroura isolate BioBank_ID:100142 chromosome 10, ASM2450914v1, whole genome shotgun sequence:
- the ZMAT3 gene encoding zinc finger matrin-type protein 3, with amino-acid sequence MILLQQAELLPHPEKPSSLPMSVATRPRASSPLSPPKSLGLGPSFHHTQEEELAKVVEQDPMLEELCKPLCCKLCNVTLNSAQQAQAHYQGKNHSKKLRNYYAANSCPAPARMSNSVEPAPPQVVSLPTQMGSSKPGGRVILATENDYCKLCDASFSSPAVAQAHYQGKNHAKRLRLAEAQNNSFSDASELGKRRARKEGSEYKMMQNRRNTYAVQNNTGPYFNPRSRQRIPRDLAMCVTPSGQFYCSMCNAGASEELEFRQHLESKQHKSKVSEQRYRNEMENLGYVQ; translated from the exons ATGATTCTTCTACAGCAAGCAGAACTTCTTCCTCATCCTGAGAAGCCTTCATCCCTTCCTATGTCAGTGGCTACAAGGCCAAGAGCCAGCTCACCACTGTCCCCACCAAAGTCTCTCGGACTGGGGCCTTCCTTTCATCACACACAAGAAGAGGAACTTGCCAAGGTGGTGGAGCAGGACCCTATGCTGGAGGAACTATGTAAGCCCCTGTGCTGTAAGCTTTGCAATGTCACTCTGAATTCGGCCCAGCAAGCCCAGGCTCATTACCAG GGTAAAAACCACAGTAAGAAACTCCGGAATTACTATGCTGCCAACAGCTGTCCGGCACCTGCCAGGATGAGTAATTCTGTTGAGCCTGCCCCACCTCAGGTTGTCTCTCTTCCAACTCAG ATGGGATCCAGTAAACCAGGTGGCCGAGTGATCTTGGCTACAGAGAATGATTACTGCAAGCTTTGTGATGCCTCATTTAGTTCTCCGGCTGTGGCACAGGCTCACTACCAAGGGAAAAATCACGCCAAGCGGCTGCGTCTTGCAGAGGCACAGAATAACTCATTCTC GGATGCCTCAGAACTAGGCAAACGAAGGGCAAGGAAAGAAGGGAGTGAATATAAGATGATGCAGAACAGAAGAAATACATATGCGGTTCAGAACAACACAG GTCCCTACTTCAACCCCCGCTCGCGCCAGAGGATCCCCCGTGACCTGGCCATGTGCGTGACGCCCAGCGGCCAGTTCTACTGCTCCATGTGCAACGCGGGCGCCAGCGAGGAGCTGGAGTTCAGGCAGCACCTGGAGAGCAAACAGCACAAGAGCAAAGTGTCCGAGCAGCGGTACAGGAACGAGATGGAGAACCTGGGCTACGTCCAATGA